From the genome of Miscanthus floridulus cultivar M001 chromosome 10, ASM1932011v1, whole genome shotgun sequence, one region includes:
- the LOC136489941 gene encoding uncharacterized protein isoform X1 — protein sequence MPPRRRSRRLRGQEPGEECSRSSYVRFPSSCREDKEREAAQTQSEALVQVSELSSPPVSCIWERLWRKWGRRFYIRLDRQGCFHTYPDVGGPFQSLPETYGAIDHYLEDLRDPKMCAEEDKAIIRRLYWPDGTIKRRTRGPVTVKSEMCQMVQALVDKYNEDHNLLEGLAHELKDVLHYNSICENQKWYYHLNFTTKIKGAGPNECNLDNLFFVEVSMPQAKFTELLANCFCRVNLNDNGQCYGCTRDGVVGMKHPSSSDAYTAGHLNVGLPSGYFGKWKRDYEDEEDDDKYVKAREAELRQMFKGLDKPGVLKKLITPPPWATKRKVLG from the exons ATGCCTCCCCGCCGCCGAAGCCGCCGCCTCCGCGGTCAAGAGCCTGGTGAAGAATGCTCCCGCTCGTCGTATGTCCGTTTCCCCTCATC GTGCCGAGAGGACAAGGAGCGTGAGGCTGCACAGACGCAGTCTGAGGCATTAGTTCAGGTGTCGGAACTATCCTCGCCTCCTGTGTCATGCATATGGGAGCGCCTGTGGCGTAAGTGGGGACGGCGATTTTATATCAGGCTCGATCGTCAGGGATGTTTCCATACATATCCTGATGTGGGTGGGCCATTTCAGAGCTTGCCAGAAACCTACGGGGCTATTGATCACTATCTCGAGGACCTCCGGGATCCGAAGAT GTGTGCGGAGGAAGATAAGGCTATAATACGACGTCTTTACTGGCCTGATGGCACAATCAAGAGGCGTACAAGAGGACCTGTAACTGTGAAATCCGAAATGTGTCAAATGGTTCAAGCTTTAGTGGACAAGTATAATGAGGATCATAATCTTTTGGAG GGTCTTGCACACGAACTCAAAGACGTTTTACACTACAACTCAATTTGTGAGAACCAGAAATGGTACTATCATCTCAATTTCACTACAAAGATTAAAGGGGCTGGTCCAAATGAATGTAACCTGGACAATCTTTTCTTTGTGGAAGTGAGTATGCCACAAGCAAAGTTTACAGAACTGCTGGCTAACTGTTTCTGCAGAGTTAATCTGAATGACAATG GTCAATGCTATGGTTGCACCAGAGATGGAGTTGTTGGTATGAAACACCCTAGCAGTTCTGATGCATACACTGCTGGTCACTTGAATGTGGGTTTGCCATCTGGATACTTTGGAAAGTGGAAGAGGGactatgaggatgaggaggatgatGATAAATAT GTGAAAGCTAGGGAAGCTGAGCTAAGGCAGATGTTCAAG gGCCTTGATAAGCCAGGTGTCTTGAAGAAACTTATCACGCCCCCTCCGTGGGCAACTAAACGAAAAGTGCTGGGGTGA
- the LOC136489941 gene encoding uncharacterized protein isoform X2 translates to MPPRRRSRRLRGQEPGEECSRSSCREDKEREAAQTQSEALVQVSELSSPPVSCIWERLWRKWGRRFYIRLDRQGCFHTYPDVGGPFQSLPETYGAIDHYLEDLRDPKMCAEEDKAIIRRLYWPDGTIKRRTRGPVTVKSEMCQMVQALVDKYNEDHNLLEGLAHELKDVLHYNSICENQKWYYHLNFTTKIKGAGPNECNLDNLFFVEVSMPQAKFTELLANCFCRVNLNDNGQCYGCTRDGVVGMKHPSSSDAYTAGHLNVGLPSGYFGKWKRDYEDEEDDDKYVKAREAELRQMFKGLDKPGVLKKLITPPPWATKRKVLG, encoded by the exons ATGCCTCCCCGCCGCCGAAGCCGCCGCCTCCGCGGTCAAGAGCCTGGTGAAGAATGCTCCCGCTCGTC GTGCCGAGAGGACAAGGAGCGTGAGGCTGCACAGACGCAGTCTGAGGCATTAGTTCAGGTGTCGGAACTATCCTCGCCTCCTGTGTCATGCATATGGGAGCGCCTGTGGCGTAAGTGGGGACGGCGATTTTATATCAGGCTCGATCGTCAGGGATGTTTCCATACATATCCTGATGTGGGTGGGCCATTTCAGAGCTTGCCAGAAACCTACGGGGCTATTGATCACTATCTCGAGGACCTCCGGGATCCGAAGAT GTGTGCGGAGGAAGATAAGGCTATAATACGACGTCTTTACTGGCCTGATGGCACAATCAAGAGGCGTACAAGAGGACCTGTAACTGTGAAATCCGAAATGTGTCAAATGGTTCAAGCTTTAGTGGACAAGTATAATGAGGATCATAATCTTTTGGAG GGTCTTGCACACGAACTCAAAGACGTTTTACACTACAACTCAATTTGTGAGAACCAGAAATGGTACTATCATCTCAATTTCACTACAAAGATTAAAGGGGCTGGTCCAAATGAATGTAACCTGGACAATCTTTTCTTTGTGGAAGTGAGTATGCCACAAGCAAAGTTTACAGAACTGCTGGCTAACTGTTTCTGCAGAGTTAATCTGAATGACAATG GTCAATGCTATGGTTGCACCAGAGATGGAGTTGTTGGTATGAAACACCCTAGCAGTTCTGATGCATACACTGCTGGTCACTTGAATGTGGGTTTGCCATCTGGATACTTTGGAAAGTGGAAGAGGGactatgaggatgaggaggatgatGATAAATAT GTGAAAGCTAGGGAAGCTGAGCTAAGGCAGATGTTCAAG gGCCTTGATAAGCCAGGTGTCTTGAAGAAACTTATCACGCCCCCTCCGTGGGCAACTAAACGAAAAGTGCTGGGGTGA